A single window of Bordetella genomosp. 11 DNA harbors:
- a CDS encoding thioesterase II family protein, giving the protein MSPAVSLLCLPCAGASATMYLRWRRRLEPWLRIVPVELPGRGVRMDEPHAADVEALAARLVDEHAADMAGPYALFGHSMGALIAYHMAVRAGEQGRPSPRLLIVSGSPAPAHRDPSRFDGMDNDQALVADLRKQGGTPEAVLGSRGLRRFALDTLAADYAMCRAYRHTPRARLALPLLVLAGRDDDIAPSAIAAWREETDAEARQVWFDGGHFFVKHREEEVLALVDQSLRPYAGLTRYGFAAALA; this is encoded by the coding sequence ATGTCCCCGGCGGTTTCCCTGTTATGCCTGCCTTGCGCGGGCGCGAGCGCCACGATGTACCTGCGCTGGCGGCGTCGGCTCGAACCTTGGCTGCGCATCGTGCCGGTGGAGCTTCCCGGGCGCGGCGTGCGCATGGACGAGCCGCATGCCGCGGATGTCGAGGCGCTCGCCGCCCGCCTGGTCGACGAGCATGCGGCCGATATGGCAGGGCCCTATGCGCTGTTCGGCCACAGCATGGGCGCCTTGATCGCGTATCACATGGCCGTGCGCGCCGGTGAACAAGGCCGGCCGTCGCCGCGCCTGCTGATCGTATCCGGCAGTCCCGCGCCGGCGCATCGCGATCCGTCGCGTTTCGATGGCATGGATAACGACCAGGCGCTGGTCGCCGATCTGCGCAAGCAGGGTGGAACGCCGGAGGCCGTCCTTGGCAGCCGCGGGCTGCGCCGCTTTGCCCTGGATACCCTGGCGGCCGACTATGCCATGTGCCGCGCCTATCGCCACACGCCGCGGGCGCGGCTGGCCTTGCCCCTGCTGGTGCTGGCGGGCCGTGACGATGACATCGCGCCGTCCGCGATCGCCGCATGGCGCGAGGAGACCGACGCCGAGGCGCGGCAGGTGTGGTTCGACGGCGGGCATTTCTTCGTCAAGCATCGGGAAGAGGAAGTCCTGGCGCTGGTCGACCAATCCTTGCGGCCTTATGCGGGGCTGACGCGGTACGGGTTTGCCGCCGCGCTTGCCTGA
- a CDS encoding MbtH family protein, with protein sequence MSCFDREGAILRVLVNDEEQYSLWPDFKAVPAGWRDTGIQGDKQTCLAYVEKVWTDMRPLSLRRFMDEQAAAVE encoded by the coding sequence ATGAGTTGCTTCGATCGTGAAGGTGCAATCCTGCGCGTGCTGGTCAACGACGAGGAGCAGTACTCGTTGTGGCCGGATTTCAAGGCCGTCCCCGCGGGCTGGCGCGACACCGGCATACAGGGTGACAAGCAGACATGTCTGGCATATGTCGAAAAGGTCTGGACCGATATGCGGCCGCTGTCGCTGCGCCGCTTCATGGATGAACAAGCCGCGGCGGTGGAATGA
- a CDS encoding TauD/TfdA family dioxygenase yields the protein MESIMERDVRTGPADGGLPVVISPRHEGEALMQAWPWLQARIDAALPRAGGVLLRGFEVGSVEAFRHFAAAFGHPLLSYEFASTPRSAVSSGIYTSTEYPAHQHIPLHNEQAYTREWPMKIWFHCVQAAPSGGETPIADSRAIYRRIPAGIRDRFARGLVYVRNFGEFDVPWQQVFNTDDPARVESYCRRAGIELEWLPDDGLRTRQRCQGVERHPVTGELVWFNQAHLFHVSALDADVRESLEELLGPDHMPRNVYYSDGSAIDDGVFDEIRAALEAETVVFPWQEGDVLMLDNMLAAHARRPYRGPRKVVVAMAQPHGTLMFTDAAAA from the coding sequence ATGGAATCCATCATGGAACGAGACGTACGTACCGGGCCGGCGGATGGCGGATTGCCGGTGGTGATATCGCCCCGGCATGAAGGCGAAGCGCTGATGCAGGCCTGGCCCTGGCTGCAAGCGCGCATCGATGCGGCCTTGCCGCGCGCTGGCGGCGTGCTGCTGCGCGGCTTCGAGGTCGGCTCGGTGGAGGCCTTCAGGCATTTCGCGGCGGCCTTCGGCCATCCCCTGCTGTCCTACGAATTCGCGTCCACGCCGCGCAGCGCGGTGTCGTCCGGGATCTATACGAGCACGGAATACCCGGCGCACCAGCATATTCCGCTGCACAACGAGCAGGCCTATACGCGCGAGTGGCCGATGAAAATCTGGTTCCACTGCGTGCAGGCCGCGCCGTCCGGCGGCGAGACGCCCATCGCCGACAGCCGCGCGATCTATCGGCGCATTCCCGCCGGGATCCGGGACCGTTTCGCGCGGGGCCTGGTCTACGTGCGGAACTTCGGCGAATTCGATGTGCCGTGGCAGCAGGTCTTCAACACGGACGACCCGGCGCGCGTCGAATCCTATTGCCGCCGCGCGGGCATCGAACTGGAATGGCTGCCGGACGACGGTCTGCGCACGCGGCAGCGCTGCCAGGGGGTGGAGCGCCATCCGGTGACCGGGGAGCTGGTCTGGTTCAACCAGGCGCATCTGTTCCATGTGTCCGCCCTGGATGCCGATGTGCGCGAATCCCTGGAGGAATTGCTGGGACCGGATCACATGCCCCGCAATGTCTATTACTCCGACGGGTCGGCGATCGACGATGGCGTGTTCGACGAGATACGCGCGGCCCTTGAGGCCGAGACCGTGGTGTTTCCCTGGCAGGAAGGAGATGTGCTGATGCTGGACAACATGCTGGCGGCCCACGCGCGCAGGCCTTACCGCGGTCCACGCAAGGTGGTGGTCGCCATGGCCCAGCCGCACGGCACCCTGATGTTCACCGACGCGGCGGCCGCATGA
- a CDS encoding TonB-dependent siderophore receptor yields the protein MTAALIAGLAWAGPSGRAHAQGLPPQDGARPVDGASAGHRPATPEATGLRPAAPASRRFDVAPDRLARVLQDIASQGGVLLYFDPALVGDARSDGLQGRYTLDQAFAAVLLDRGLEARQEPPGSYHIVRIPTNTAAVLPTVIVQASTSTDADPFVARQTATGTKTETSLLANPQSVSVITQREMQARNSGSVVQALQYTPGVQINNYGGNEIRNDWIVLRGFDAKLSGDYRDGLSQMPYDQIRPRLPVYALESIEVLRGPSSSLYGQVSAGGLVNRTTKRPPDQPLHEVAVEVGSYDYRQAYLDLGGPIDAQGSSLYRLTATGREAGTQDEYTSGHRYRDNLAYVAPAYTWRSANTSLTLLLNYQHDRNDGESRGYYPRRTLVGDYAYDDYDRNLASIGYQFEHRLNRAWTARQNLRYQHGDMTLRNLYPLALQPDGKTLSRYLVDARESMHGLAVDSQLEGRFDDAAQGSHTLLLGIDYRRVVGWQTYKQGPAPDLDLDDPVYGLHLPLPGTLATFLDMKQTSTQWGLYAQDQIRYGDWTVTLSGRHDRVDNDTIDHFQGTRTAQNDSAYTGRAGLAYEIVPGVSPYVSYATSFLPQLGADYAGTPFTPARAAQVEAGVKVQPPDMDALYTLAVFDLRQRDGLTADPLHDGFEVQTGEVRSRGLELQGKATLARRWDVLAAYTYNDVTTVRSNDGGQGKTPIVTPRHMASLWVQHRFTDGYAKGWRAALGVRYVGSTWIDVQNTMKNSAATMLDASLGYETGRWRFSIDATNLTNKETVVCRNDRLNCRYGIDRTVMATAAYRY from the coding sequence GTGACCGCTGCCCTGATCGCCGGGCTGGCCTGGGCCGGCCCTTCCGGACGCGCGCACGCCCAGGGCCTGCCTCCGCAGGATGGCGCCCGCCCCGTGGACGGCGCATCCGCTGGACATCGTCCGGCCACGCCGGAAGCCACCGGACTTCGCCCGGCCGCCCCGGCCAGCCGGCGCTTCGATGTCGCGCCGGATCGCCTGGCGCGCGTCCTGCAGGACATCGCCAGCCAGGGCGGCGTATTGCTCTACTTCGATCCGGCACTCGTCGGCGACGCGCGCAGCGACGGCCTGCAAGGCCGCTACACCCTGGACCAGGCGTTCGCCGCGGTCTTGCTGGACCGCGGGCTGGAAGCGCGCCAGGAGCCGCCCGGCAGCTACCACATCGTCCGCATCCCGACGAACACCGCCGCGGTGCTGCCCACCGTCATCGTGCAAGCCAGCACGTCGACCGACGCCGACCCTTTCGTCGCCAGGCAGACCGCCACGGGCACGAAAACCGAGACCAGCCTGCTGGCCAACCCGCAATCCGTTTCGGTCATCACGCAACGTGAAATGCAGGCGCGCAATAGCGGTTCGGTGGTGCAGGCGCTGCAGTACACGCCGGGGGTCCAGATCAACAACTACGGCGGCAATGAAATCCGCAACGACTGGATCGTGCTGCGCGGCTTCGATGCCAAGCTCAGCGGCGATTACCGCGATGGCCTGAGCCAAATGCCGTACGACCAGATCCGGCCACGCCTGCCGGTCTACGCCCTGGAAAGCATCGAGGTGCTGCGTGGGCCGTCGTCCTCGCTCTACGGCCAGGTCTCCGCCGGCGGCCTGGTCAACCGCACGACCAAGCGTCCGCCCGACCAGCCCTTGCACGAGGTCGCCGTGGAAGTCGGGTCCTACGATTACCGCCAGGCCTACCTGGACCTGGGCGGTCCCATCGATGCGCAAGGGTCGTCCCTGTATCGCCTGACCGCCACCGGCCGCGAAGCCGGCACCCAGGACGAATACACCAGCGGCCACCGCTACCGCGACAATCTGGCCTACGTGGCGCCGGCCTACACATGGCGGTCGGCCAATACCTCCCTCACGCTGCTGCTGAACTACCAGCACGATCGCAACGACGGCGAATCGCGCGGCTATTACCCCCGGCGCACGCTGGTGGGCGACTACGCCTACGACGACTACGACCGCAACCTCGCCAGCATCGGCTATCAATTCGAACACCGCTTGAACCGCGCATGGACGGCACGCCAGAACCTGCGCTACCAGCATGGCGACATGACGCTGCGCAACCTGTACCCGCTGGCGCTGCAGCCCGACGGCAAGACCTTGTCGCGCTATCTGGTCGACGCCCGCGAATCCATGCATGGCCTGGCGGTGGACAGCCAGCTGGAAGGCCGCTTCGACGACGCGGCGCAAGGCAGCCATACCTTGCTGCTGGGCATCGATTATCGGCGGGTAGTCGGCTGGCAGACCTACAAGCAAGGCCCGGCCCCCGACCTGGACCTGGACGATCCCGTCTACGGGCTGCATTTGCCGCTGCCCGGTACGCTCGCGACCTTTCTGGACATGAAGCAGACCAGCACGCAATGGGGCCTCTACGCCCAGGACCAGATCCGCTACGGCGACTGGACGGTGACCTTGTCCGGCCGCCACGATCGCGTGGACAACGACACGATCGATCATTTCCAGGGGACCCGTACCGCCCAGAACGATAGCGCCTACACCGGCCGCGCGGGACTGGCCTACGAGATCGTCCCCGGCGTATCGCCCTACGTCAGCTACGCCACGTCCTTTTTGCCGCAGCTTGGCGCGGACTACGCCGGGACGCCCTTCACGCCGGCCAGGGCCGCGCAGGTCGAAGCGGGCGTGAAGGTTCAGCCGCCCGATATGGATGCGCTGTACACCCTGGCGGTTTTCGACCTGCGCCAGCGCGATGGGCTGACCGCCGACCCGCTGCATGACGGATTCGAGGTACAGACCGGCGAAGTCCGCTCGCGCGGCCTGGAATTGCAGGGCAAGGCGACGCTGGCGCGCCGTTGGGACGTGCTGGCCGCCTACACCTACAACGATGTCACCACCGTGCGCAGCAACGACGGCGGCCAGGGGAAGACGCCGATCGTCACTCCGCGCCACATGGCGTCACTGTGGGTGCAGCACCGCTTTACCGACGGCTACGCCAAGGGCTGGCGAGCCGCGCTGGGCGTGCGCTACGTCGGCTCCACCTGGATCGACGTGCAGAACACGATGAAGAACTCGGCCGCCACGATGCTGGATGCGTCGCTGGGCTATGAAACCGGCCGATGGCGCTTCTCTATCGATGCAACGAACCTGACGAACAAAGAAACGGTGGTCTGTCGCAACGACCGGCTCAATTGCCGATACGGCATAGACAGAACGGTCATGGCCACCGCGGCCTACCGTTACTGA
- a CDS encoding sigma-70 family RNA polymerase sigma factor yields MSGDELSVHQRTEALYSQHQPWLAGWLRHRMGGEDAAVDLAQDTFVRILTARDLPALAEPRAFLATIARRLLANHYRRNAIERAYLDALALVPEEYAPDPEQRKLVLEQLYAVDAALDALPAKVREAFLLAQLEGMKYEEIAARLGVTTRTVGNYMVRAVQACFFLQEGAR; encoded by the coding sequence ATGTCTGGCGACGAGCTGAGCGTGCATCAACGAACGGAAGCGCTGTACTCCCAGCATCAACCCTGGCTCGCGGGTTGGCTCCGGCACAGGATGGGGGGCGAGGACGCCGCCGTCGACCTGGCGCAGGACACCTTCGTGCGCATCCTCACGGCCCGCGACCTGCCGGCCTTGGCCGAACCCCGTGCGTTCCTGGCCACCATCGCGCGTCGGCTGCTGGCCAATCACTACCGGCGCAACGCCATCGAGCGGGCCTATCTGGACGCGCTGGCGCTGGTCCCCGAGGAATACGCGCCGGATCCCGAACAGCGCAAGCTTGTCCTCGAACAACTATATGCCGTCGATGCCGCGCTGGACGCCCTGCCCGCCAAGGTGCGGGAGGCCTTCCTGCTCGCGCAGCTGGAAGGCATGAAGTACGAAGAAATCGCCGCGCGCCTGGGCGTCACGACCCGCACGGTGGGCAACTATATGGTGCGCGCCGTGCAAGCCTGCTTTTTCCTGCAAGAGGGTGCGCGATGA
- a CDS encoding FecR family protein has product MSRGAQHPTILYAGGIPLDPRVAEEAARWYVLFSSGRATDKDRQAWVAWCAADADHQRAWAQLAYVDDRMNAIRSRPAYEALSRERRKDARRRLLRGAAGLAILGIPTLWLVDRMRLLRITPDYTARIGARREILLQDDSRVVLNTGSGIDVNFSEAGRIVTLRRGEAFFTTGHEPAYSRIPFLVHTVAGTIRALGTRFNVRLDDDRATVAVYEGQVSVNAGNGAQPAYLQAGRMATFSRAGLGPVRGVAPGTDAWLQGRIAADNVSLADFLAELSRYRHGYITCDAAAGRMRLSGLFPTDDTDRVLDAISGLLPIAITRRTPYWIEVSARRPA; this is encoded by the coding sequence ATGAGCCGCGGCGCGCAGCATCCCACCATTCTGTATGCCGGCGGGATACCGCTGGATCCGCGCGTCGCGGAAGAGGCCGCGCGCTGGTACGTGCTGTTCTCGTCGGGACGGGCCACGGACAAAGACCGCCAGGCCTGGGTCGCATGGTGCGCCGCCGATGCCGATCACCAGCGCGCCTGGGCCCAACTGGCCTACGTGGACGACCGTATGAATGCGATCCGCAGCAGGCCCGCCTACGAGGCCCTGAGTCGGGAGCGGCGCAAGGATGCCCGCCGCCGGCTGCTGCGCGGCGCCGCCGGGCTTGCAATCCTGGGCATTCCCACCTTGTGGCTGGTGGACCGCATGCGCCTGCTGCGGATCACGCCGGACTACACCGCGCGCATCGGCGCGCGCCGCGAGATCCTCCTGCAGGACGACAGCCGCGTCGTGCTCAACACGGGCAGCGGCATCGACGTCAATTTCAGCGAGGCCGGGCGCATCGTCACACTGCGGCGGGGCGAAGCCTTCTTCACCACCGGACACGAGCCGGCCTACAGCCGAATTCCCTTCCTGGTGCATACCGTCGCGGGCACCATCCGGGCGCTGGGCACGCGCTTCAATGTCCGCCTGGATGACGACCGCGCCACCGTGGCCGTCTACGAAGGCCAGGTCAGCGTGAACGCCGGCAACGGCGCGCAGCCCGCCTATCTGCAGGCCGGCCGCATGGCCACCTTTTCTCGTGCCGGGCTGGGCCCGGTACGCGGCGTCGCGCCGGGCACCGATGCCTGGCTGCAGGGCCGGATCGCGGCGGACAACGTCAGCCTGGCGGACTTTCTCGCCGAACTCAGCCGCTATCGCCACGGCTACATCACCTGTGATGCCGCCGCCGGGCGCATGCGCCTGTCGGGCCTTTTTCCCACGGACGATACCGACCGCGTGCTGGATGCGATCAGCGGCCTGCTGCCCATCGCCATCACGCGACGGACGCCCTACTGGATAGAAGTCTCCGCGCGCCGTCCCGCATAA